The genomic region GCTCAATCGAATCACAGtccacgttttctttttttcatttttttttccataatcgtTTTCTATAGGATCTTTTCTTTCACACAGAAAACCGAAACGAGTGAATGAAGTCCGGACATTTGGTCAACAAATGCTTGAATTCCTCTTCGGAAATACCGCCACCATCCAGGTCCGTTTCCTGCAGCAGCTGTTGGAAATgtgaaatgattattattattgttgttattctgcaAGTATTGCTGCtctattgtaattttattagtatcattatcattattattttataaagatgatggtgattattattattattattatcgctaccatttccgttatcatcatatcattagcattagttgtagcaatcttgttttcattattgttattattattattattattatcattattattacgatcattattatcattgttgttgttatatttttttccataatcaTATTCCTCatagaccatcatcatcatcatcatcgatattgtCTCTACAtattccttattcccttccccattctcccaactatttttttttttttttctgcaattattCTGTTCCTTCTCGTGTTCATTCTCTTCCCAATATCTTTCTTAACCCATTCGTTCAACTCACCGTCTTGATAAGCCTGTCTTTTTCTTCAGGTAGTAGATTTTCCTTTCCAGTAAGACGGTCCACCACGCAGTCCAGATCTTCTCCGTCTATGATAAGGTCTTCGTTATAATCTGCGGGAAAGTAGATAAGAAAAAAGTGAGTAAAGAAAACGATGAGGATGGATTTTGGAAGGTATAGGTGACAGAAAATGGGAATATAATGTAGGTAATAGAAAACGGGAGGGTggttaaagaaaacaagaatgtgGGAGAGACTGCTTTATCTGAACGCCCCTCAATCCCTtgcttgtatatgtttatatcataacTTAGGAGACGGAAACTGAGGCcctaatgtaggggatcacccctgccttggtcctcagccctcgcctgaacaaattttgcatggtcttttcttcgtcccctttccttttccttttcttcttcatccccttgttctgtctaCGTATCGTAGTCATTAACTCACTACCctaattttcaataaaaaaataaatgatcaaTCAGAATTTGTCTTCCATCCGCTTTCCCCTTCTTATTCTAATTGACGAGCGTTTCTTGTTAAAATAGTCAGTCCTGATAATTCAAATACCTGTGCTTGATATCCTTTGTTCTTGTCTTTGATATATCTCTCCCAATTTTTCTTCAACATTTCTCTTCCGTGTTATTTTCCATAATCCTATACGGTCTTTACTCCTAATATGAATTTAATTTTATCTCCCTTTGTTGCCAGTATAATCTCCCTTATCAGCATCGCCAGCATTGGCTCTACCTTAATAATAGTCGTCACCATCATTCTAATAAAAATCGAGATTATTACAACAATCACCACCCCCAGCAACAccattctttcctcttcatcaccatcaccaccatcatcaattaAAAACCGTAATCTTTATCACAACAATCACCACTCTTTCCTCGttaccctcatcaccaccaccaccgtcatcataatTACCGAAGATGTGGAAGGCGTAATGAGCTTTGAGCTGCAGAGGAGCCTTGTCACTCATGACCGACAGGAGGTCCAAGAAATCCTCAAAGCTGATCCTGTGATCCTGCGCCGAGGAGAAGACTTTGGTGATCCGCTCCTTGAAGGGGTTGTGCTGGCGAGAAGAAATTGAGGATATTAGCAGAAAATACAGTggatagagaaggggatagatggataaagagttagacaaataaagacagatatTTTTTCACAGGGTAGAAGCCGTGTACTGCGGTTAATGTCAGGAAATAGGTGCCAGAATTCTGCAAGGGCAACGTCGAAGTACTGAGTCACTGACGAGATCAacatttcatttttactttgGTGGTATCATAATGGTGACCGTAATCacaatatacaacacacatgagattatatccgtatatataaacacgttgCATACGCGTATTTGAGTGTGCGTTTCACAAACTCCTAACACAGTAACTTGCTAAAGTAGAAAGAGTGGGCCCGACAGATTTTCatccaattttttttatcttggacTTGTTGTCAGTTGTCTCATTTGTGTGgcacaatttttttctctctttacagtAAATACCTTGAAATAATTACCTTATGATCTAtctccaaaggttgtttcactacACTGCCTAATGCTCCGAGGTAACATTGTTACCTCGGGGAATAGTGATACATATGGTATGGATAAAACGTTATGATACGTTTTACGGAAAGGTGTGTATTGAAGACCTAGCGCCATGGGAATGTGTAGCGGTTAGTATGAAAATGCGATCGCCCATCACGAGTCTTTCTCTGGAACAACCGCTATGCTGTACCTATCCTATAATAAGCAGTATTGTTATCGAATCAAGAGAGGTCGTTGGCAACGGGTTCTTATACCGGAAAAGTGGTACTCCTGGCGGGTGGACAAGGTTTCACCCGCTTTTGAGAAGGCATGCACTAGGTGGCGATGATACATCCAAATGGTGAAGGGAGTGTCTTCCAGAAGGACTTTGAAGTGAAGGCTTGTGAGGTAGCACTTTGTAGTCGAAGACACTGTACTCAGTTTCGACTTAGTGGTGTCTTCTGATAAAGGAACACATTTCTAGGAACATACCACTGCCTGACAATTTTCCTAACAGCGATAGTGGCCTTGGGACGGCATTCTTCGTGTAATTGCAAGTTCATTATTGGTCAAATCCTTCCTCCATTTTGGTTTTCTGGCATTTAGGGGCTCCATTGGATTGGCAGTTCTTCGTAGAAGACAGTGAAAGTAACAGACCTTATCGATCAATTCCATGAGGCCATGGTAGGTGATATGTTTAACCGCCCCATTTTGGCGGGGAGCACATGTTTATCCAAGGAATTCCACAGTGGAGACATCGAACAGACACTTGTCAAGCTCCAACTGTAGTCTGTAAAAGATTAAAGTTACACAAGAAAAATCTTGCAGGGAAGCTGTCTAATAGATTTGGAAGGGTGCGCTGAATTCCAGAGGCCAATAATGATATACGAGTTTTAAGCGAGTGTTGATTGTAATCTTTCAAGAGGTCGAGCTTGGAGAAACCTGGCTAGACATCTAAGATTTAGTGGATTAGGGAGGTCTGCTGTCCTGGTGTGGTTGACAATGACCTGTTTTGCAGTTCGGCCAGACTGATGACAAAGATCTGGTCAGACTTTTTAGGG from Penaeus chinensis breed Huanghai No. 1 chromosome 39, ASM1920278v2, whole genome shotgun sequence harbors:
- the LOC125046709 gene encoding calcium and integrin-binding protein 1-like, which encodes MGNRNSAFTEEELQEYEDLTFLTRKEILLAWRRWEDLMGTGAGNDKLARYPEENFHELPELKHNPFKERITKVFSSAQDHRISFEDFLDLLSVMSDKAPLQLKAHYAFHIFDYNEDLIIDGEDLDCVVDRLTGKENLLPEEKDRLIKTLLQETDLDGGGISEEEFKHLLTKCPDFIHSFRFSV